attttttttaaacgaccatgtatagtaaggcgttttttttatttaaacgaccatgtatagtaaggcgtttctttttttttaagtgaccatgtatagtaatgcatttttttttaaacgaccatgtatagtaaggcgtttttttttttttttttaaacgaccatgcatagtaaggcgtttctttttttttaagtgaccatgtatagtaatgcattttttttaaacgaccatgtatagtaaggcgttttttttttttaaaacgaccatgtatagtaaggcgttttttttatttaaacgaccatgtatagtaaggcgttttttttatttaaacgaccatgtatagtaaggcattttttttcttttttacaagaccatatatagtaaggcattttttttttttttaaacgaccatgtatagtaaggcgtttttttcttttttaaacgaccatgtatagtaaggcgtttttttttttttttaaaaagaccatgtatagtaaggcgttttttttttgttttgttttttaaaaggccatgtatagtgaggtgtttttttttttgtttttttttaaaacgaccatgtatagtaatgcattttttttaaacgaccatgtatagtaaggcgtttttttaaacgaccatgtatcgtaaggcgtttttttttttttttgaaagaccatgtatagtaaggtgttttttttttttttttaaaacgaccatgtatagtaaggcgttttttgttttttttgtttttttaaacgaccatgtatagtaaggcgggttttttttgtgttttttaaacgaccatgtcccgtaaggcgtttttttttaaacgaccatgtatagcaaggcgtttttttttttttttaaaacgaccatgcatagtaaggcgtttctttttttttaagtgaccatgtatagtaaggcgtttttttttttttttaaaaaagaccatgcatagtaaggcgtttttttttttttttaaaagaccatgtatagtaaggtgtttttttttttttttttaaacgaccatgtatagtaaggcgttttttttttttttttttatttgttttttttaaacgaccatgtatagtaaggcgggttttttttgtgttttttaaacgaccatgtcccgtaaggcgttttttttttaaacgaccatgtatagttaggcgttttttttgttgtttttttttttaaaagaccatgtatagtaaggtgtttttttttttttttttaaacgaccatgtatagtaaggcgttttttttgttttgattttttttaaacgaccatgtatagtaaggcgtttttttttgttttttgttttttttaaaaagaccatgtatagtgaggtgggttttttttgtttgtttttttaaaacgaccatgtatagtaatgcatttttttttaaacgaccatgtatagtaaggcgtgtttttttttttttaaacgaccatgtatagtaaggcattttttttttctaaacgaccatgtatagtaaggcattttttttttctaaacgaccatgtatagtaaggtctttatttttttattttattttttttaaatggccatgtatagtcaggctttttttttttttttttataaatgactatatatagtaaggcgttatttttttctataaacgaaataaataaatgttttttgtttttttttaattggccatgtatagtaaggctttttttttttttcctttttttaaacggccatgtatagtaaggcgttttgaaaatttaaaaaaaaagaaaaaagaaaaaagaccacTCCCAGTTTCTggaaaaatagacaaaatatgtGTAAAAGTGACAAATAAAGGACAATTAGAAAATGTTCATATGATACACAAAAAAGTTCAACCAACCATGGCATTTTACATAACAAAAATCTGAGAGCTTAATGTGAACATGTATTGTAAATTTTAACAGATGGGCAAAGTGAAATTCGCAATAATCTAACACTAAATAGTTGACAAACAACATGTAATGTGAAGAAACATGCTAAATGAAATTAGAAATGTTAGCACAAATATAAACCTTCAAACATCTGCTAGGtaatatataatgtaaaaaaaaaaaaaacatgctaaatGAAATTAGCGTcagtttttttatacacattttcaaacagCTACTACCTCAACGCTAACATGTAAttcgaaaaaaaacaatatttactgCAAAACAACTACTAACGCAACGttaacatacagtatgtgaaaAATGTTATGGTTAATataaacattcaaacaatttctagctcaatgctaacattTAATGTCAAATGTCATAGATGGTCTAAGGAAAATTAGCATCAATGCTATGGTAAATATTAGCCTCCAAACAACTCCTACTTAATACAGATTATGCAACGGTGGGAATGGGAGAAGTCCACAGGCGAGCAGGTGAGTTGTTGGCGAGGCCGGATAGGGCTGGGACAGCGGCTCGGGAACAAACTGGAGGCACTGATGcaaggtaaaagaaaagaaaactgaaacaaGGACAAGACACTCAAAGAACACTTGCTACGCACAGTCAAGTTCACCAAAGTACCAGCAGGAATCATCTGGCACCTGCAAGAAGGTCACACTGGCTTTTCACTGGAGTTTGATTGCCGACGATGCGCAGGTGTGAGTGAGCCCCGCCCAGCCTGAAACGAAAAGCAAGCAGCAACACATGACTTGGCAAAGGAACTAAGACCACCACCCGTGCTTTGCTTTTGCTCGACATTGTCTACCTCTTTTCCTCTCGTGCAGCTCAGTACTGCCCAGAAACGATATGGCTGAAGGTGGTACTACACCAAAGGTGCACAACTTTACAGTTAAAtgcaaaaaactatttaaaaaaacaaaacaatgatggtttaaaaaaatctgtgatTAACGGGACACGACATATGGTGGGGGTTGACTGTATATTTTGCTTCACAGCGAGGAAATGGCGATTGTAAACATGGTGGACATTACAGGAAATCAGCCAAAATGAGACAACAAAGAGAGTAATCTGAAAATCAGGGTAATCGCAccgcaatcttttttttttcttttttcttttttagggggaaattgCGCTATTCGTAATTAATGCTCAATTAAAGTCGGCGCAGTGGCCCCCCAAATTCCTCGTAAGGTCCCACATGAGCCCCCACAGCTGGTCCACATTGGCCCGCACAGCTCTGGTTACCTTGTTAAGGTGCGCCGGCTTCCTCGCTGATCCCGGACAGCAGATTggctttgggggaaaaaaaaaaaaaaaaaaaagtgtgattacgTGCAGACgggagaaactttttttttttctttctttttttttgcagtatcaATCTGTAAAAGTATCGATCAAAGTTGCTCATGAGGGAACATAACTCAAACTTTTAAGGTGGACTCAAAAAATGGAACTTATTTACTTGTAATTACTTCATAAATAATGCGATGTactaaaataaatgtcttgAGTTGTCTGTGAGCGGTTAAACAATCAACAAGATCGCATGTGGACATTCCCGTGTTGTAGTTGCGTGTTGACTCTGAGTGAATGTTTACGCGAACGTTACCTCACGACCACCGTTGTGTTGTGGTAGGAGCTCGCACCCCAGCGGCGCAAGCTtatcagcccccccccccaaaaaaaagagcattcaaCTcgcccatcatcatcatcatcatcatcatcatcatcatcatcattggagAGTTCACTTgggttatttattgatttattgattgaattggtCAAGGAGGGACTTCTCTAATCATTAATGCACTTGTGGGCCCTTGCAAGACTTCAATTGACCTTTGACCCCAGTTGAGCGGGCATTCGTTGCTATGTAAACATCAACGCAACGCCTCTGTGGGGTACTCGCCGCCATGAAAGCAGTCGTCTACGAGCGGGTTGGCGGTGAGGTCATCGGAGGCCGTCTGTCAGCTGGACCGCCCATTTCCCGCCCCGCCCGAGGTGTTAACATGGATTTGACGCTGGGTGACACGTTGACGTGACACCAGGTGACAAGTCAGTGGCGTCGGCGGGGAGACGGCGGACACTGAAGTAATTTTGGTCGCCATGTTTGACAGCTTAGTCCGCTAAAGACTTGACAAAGGGTATTGCTCAAAAGTTTGTGTTCTAATGTAATAACTGTTATAAATGTGTAATAGTACCATAAGATGTAAAAACTATGTAATACTGCAATAACTATGTAATAAACAGGTAACAGTGTCTGATCGTGCAACAACTGTATAAAAGTGGAATATCTATTTAAGAAATGTTTTATAGTGCCCAATAATTTAATATCACATTAAAATAGTGTTGTAACTATGTAATAAATGTGTAACAGTGTGAAATAATGTAACAGCTGTGTAATAAATGTCTAATATATCAGAACAGGAAATTAGTAATAGTGTAATAACTATGTAATAATTCTGTTATACTGGCTAAGTGTATAATGTATAATAGCATTAGTTTAACAAATGaatttgtttactttattttttacaatgttttacctttatattctatattttttttgtataacgtATTTTCTTTCATTGTGCCAAGTTATCAAAACAGGTTTTGTATCTAATTGACAGAAATAATTCATTCTTACTTTTGCACTTAAGTGCATTTTAGTTAATAATGCTACTTTTACTGAAGTTTTTCACACAGATATCTATACTTGTGCCAATATGGTACAAATGTGTCTGTAGCAATCAGCTAAAACTTTTTAGCATGTCCTCTAAAACTCGCTTAAGCCCTCTCTGAACACAATCTGACTGAAATGTCCTCTTGCCACGTTTGCACAAGCCGCCACTGACAGTTGCCCGTTTCCGCGACGTTATCGTGTGCATCAGATAAGGACAACATTCCGGCCCCCGCAAAGACTCGGGAAAACAACAATGCTGCAAATTCGACCACTCAAGCGCTGACAGAGGGAGGTTACGTCCTTCGCTCATCCTCAACCCTCAGAGAGATTGCATACTGTAGCTATTTTTATATCTTACATTTTTATAGAAATGTCTTCATCAGCCAGCTTGTTTAGCAGAACAACCTCAGCATTTCTTATTACACATATATGTTATTACactgtttatatattttatttgacaCTATTAGACATTGAGTACAGACTTGGGGCATGATCAGAGACTATTACAtgtttgttatatatatatatatatatatatatatatatatatatatatatatatatatatatatatatatgtatatttttacacAACTCTATAGGCACTATGAGTTATTACACAGTTATTACATGATAATTACACGTTACACGAGTAAAAATGCAATGTAATAACATACATTGCgctatacttttgttttttttccccctaattgaATAGTTAACAGCTTTCAACAAAGTAAGGAGTAAAAGGGTATttgttgaatggaaaaaaagtaAAGTCAGATCCATATCATAACACATCAAAAACATACACCTGAAAATCTACTTAATAACAGTAGTGAAGTACACACCAGCTAATTAGTTGCACAAATCCCCGAGTAATTGAGGAACACTGGAGTTTATAATTGCTGATGGACACCacaaggtggcagcaaagcactttttttctaTTAGACAAAGTTATGGCctgactaaatgaagctcctcccccTCAGTTCAACATAGCTGCTTGGCTCAAAattgccagcagatggcgccaaagcaacaGTTTGAACTTCATTTCTTCCCACTGTGCTTATCGAACTGAACTCCAACATTTGACTGCTTTATCAACATTTTGGGTCCAAAACATCTGTCGGGATCTCCACGCAACTCCCCGGCAAGAGTTGACACTTGATCGTTGAAACTACAGCTTGCACGGTAGCTGCGATTCCGACAAGCCCGGACGACGCTATTTGGGTCGCGGACGAACAAAGGACGGGCCTCGGCGAAGGTGGCGCCCGCGCGATTGCTGCTGGGAGCGCTCGGGCAGCTTGCGGAGCGCAAACGGCGGCCGTTTTGATGCTGTGTACACGCGGCTTAGCGAGCAGCGCATTCGGCATGCGTGCAGGCAGGCCCGTGCACGAGCGCCGCGCTCAAGGACCGACGATGCTTTATGCTGACCTGACCTCATATATGAGACTCGCATAAAAGTCGTTATTTGAGTCATTATTAGATGATAAGCTCCTTTTTATTATCTcactacagttaaaaaaaaaatagtgaagcCGCGCCCATTTGTGGTTTGCTAGTCACGTTTTTCTGCGGAAGGAAAGTAGCAATTGGTGTCAAAGAAGTATGTTGACTCAATACAtctcaaaattaaaactaaaatttggaaaaaaaaaaaaacttaatgaaatacaataaaaaggagccctttaaaaaaattattgacaactgaagctacattttacatgtataaaattaactataattacagcaaaaaaatgtccatttgTCAATTAATTCCATGCATGAGCTTTCagggtttattaaaaaaaaataaaaataaatcggaCGGTCACAGTCGCTTTAGAATTGCAGCTTATGATTAAACACTTATtgtgacctttaaaaaaaacaataaaaactgacaaacctgctcttaaaactgatcaaaatgaactgaattgaaaaaaataacactaaaaatgaaataaaaagtaactgtaatgaaaaatccaaaatgatTATAACCCTGAACAGAGAGATTAAAATTGTTCTACAAAGGGGAGGAGCAAACTTTAGCCTGGGTTGTTTGTTGAAATTATGGAGAGTCTGCCAAACTTCCAGAGcactattatcattattattattattattattatcattattattattattattattattattattttaaattaaatcacatgtaagcatttttttttattagggtaATTCTTTATCATGAGTTTGAATTTTAAACTTAATGGAGGAGGAGACATTTATTTACTCGTaaattttttgttgtatttacatTCTTGTACTGCAGTTTTAATCAATTTACTAAATgtatgactaatttaataatactttcaattgtttataaaatgacaaaattgttggtaATCAAGTATTTCGACCAGCAAAGTCTAAAtgttgagatttatttatttttgttctgttACAAAAATATCGTTGGAATATTGCAAGAAAATAAGGTTCCGATAACTTACAAGAAACAAAAGTCACTATTGTaaaattatggggaaaaaaaaaaaaaaaagtgtaagtaATCATAGTAGC
The Festucalex cinctus isolate MCC-2025b chromosome 18, RoL_Fcin_1.0, whole genome shotgun sequence genome window above contains:
- the LOC144006415 gene encoding uncharacterized protein LOC144006415 isoform X4, whose translation is MVDHCSQVETVEYHTASELSQRAPLLLVVERREEGRGQRRLYNLRPFSGNSRRSSFPTPPRRARHPDAHSQSAVRDQRGSRRTLTRLGGAHSHLRIVGNQTPVKSQCDLLAVPPVCSRAAVPALSGLANNSPARLWTSPIPTVA
- the LOC144006415 gene encoding uncharacterized protein LOC144006415 isoform X6, producing the protein MVDHCSQVETVEYHTASELGAEGGGKRTTPAVQFTAFLWKFQALQFSHAATPSQAPRCTQPICCPGSARKPAHLNKLCTFGVVPPSAISFLGSTELHERKRGWAGLTHTCASSAIKLQ